In the genome of Phocaeicola salanitronis DSM 18170, the window AACCAACAAAATAAGACCAATAATAACAATCAGATAAAGAAGTATGAAAAAAATAATTTTTACAATATGTACAATCTGTTTAGTCGGTTGTAAATCAAAAGAAATGATAACAGTAAGCAATGCAAATTTATCAGAAAAAGAAAGCATACTGATAGAAAACAATTCAAACTATTCTGTCGCCTCTATTGTTGGGATAGGTGCCGAACTTATCAAGAAAGAACAAGAAAAAGCAATAAACAAGAAACTTTTAGAGCGAGAAAATAAACTAAAAAACATCCCCGGACTAGTTGTAACCACAATTGATGAAACTAATGGGAAAAAAATTTTTAAAGCAACCATGCAGAACGAGATCTTATTTAAATTTGATTCTCACGAATTGAATAAGAACGCTAAAAGCATACTCGATGAAATGATTGGAATTATCAATGAAATACCAAATACAAAAATAAAAGTTATCGGACATACAGATAATATAGGTGAAAAAGGGTATAACATATTACTCTCACAAAATAGAGCTGCAGCGGTAGGAAATTATTTACGAAATGCAGGGATTGAAACTAAAAATATCACAGAAGAAGGCAAAGGGTTTGACGAACCAGTTAGTTCAAATAAAACAGAAGCAGGAAGAGCCAAAAATCGTAGAGTTGAAATATTCTTATCAAATGACTACTAATTAATATAACAAGTAAGCAGGGATTATTGCACATAAATAATCCCTGCTTAACTCTTAAATTGCCATTCTCTACCGCATTATTAGTTAAAGATCCAGATGGCATTGTATCAATTA includes:
- a CDS encoding OmpA family protein, with the protein product MKKIIFTICTICLVGCKSKEMITVSNANLSEKESILIENNSNYSVASIVGIGAELIKKEQEKAINKKLLERENKLKNIPGLVVTTIDETNGKKIFKATMQNEILFKFDSHELNKNAKSILDEMIGIINEIPNTKIKVIGHTDNIGEKGYNILLSQNRAAAVGNYLRNAGIETKNITEEGKGFDEPVSSNKTEAGRAKNRRVEIFLSNDY